From a single Bacteroidota bacterium genomic region:
- a CDS encoding PAS domain S-box protein: MSNEQDPSKILRRRYIPTAEFYSQIIDSLQDYSIFTLDLDYTINSWSSGSVKIFGYETDEVIGLPFNLIFTEEDIQSGIPQGEIETALRDGRATDNRWHIAKDRSLFYAYGLVFPLTGIDGELLGYVKILRDLTDRKMSEDAIKKYVKELEDLNTHKESVLAILSHDLRSPLSAIIGTAKYLKDNFEKMDPEVVKEMLELLYKSSVDELDMLDYLVEWARIKYATDTFSPTKIKLTSYINRVFETLNESAAINAVNLHQEVEENVSVFADGKMLISIIQNIVSNAIKHTKQGGSITVSALEKDGRIIVRIKDTGIGMSSEIQKKLFSPQIKSLSAARKENKGAGIGLLLVKGFLEKNGGEIWVESIEGEGSSFYFTLPIDKPEFKIESVEDIAFDENA; this comes from the coding sequence ATGAGTAATGAGCAGGATCCATCTAAAATTCTCAGAAGGCGATACATCCCGACTGCCGAATTTTACAGCCAAATTATCGACAGCCTTCAGGACTATTCGATCTTCACGCTGGATTTGGATTATACGATCAACAGTTGGAGCAGCGGCTCGGTGAAAATCTTTGGCTACGAAACCGATGAGGTGATCGGCTTGCCATTTAATTTGATCTTCACCGAGGAAGACATTCAAAGCGGGATTCCTCAGGGCGAAATAGAGACAGCCTTGCGCGACGGTCGTGCGACCGACAACCGATGGCACATCGCCAAGGACCGCAGCCTGTTTTATGCTTACGGGTTGGTATTTCCACTGACGGGAATCGATGGTGAGCTGTTGGGCTACGTCAAAATTTTGCGGGACTTGACGGATCGTAAAATGTCTGAGGATGCGATCAAAAAGTATGTCAAGGAACTGGAGGACCTCAATACGCACAAGGAGAGCGTGTTGGCCATTCTTTCCCACGATTTGCGTTCGCCACTCTCTGCCATCATCGGCACGGCAAAGTATCTGAAGGACAACTTTGAAAAGATGGATCCGGAGGTCGTCAAAGAGATGCTGGAGCTACTGTACAAGTCTTCGGTAGACGAATTGGACATGCTGGATTATTTGGTCGAATGGGCGCGGATCAAATATGCGACCGATACGTTTTCGCCCACCAAGATCAAACTGACGAGTTATATCAACCGCGTATTTGAGACGCTCAACGAGTCAGCAGCCATCAATGCCGTCAATCTTCACCAAGAAGTGGAGGAAAATGTTTCTGTTTTTGCAGACGGGAAAATGTTGATTTCGATCATCCAAAACATTGTTTCCAATGCCATCAAGCATACAAAACAAGGTGGATCGATCACTGTGTCGGCCTTGGAAAAAGACGGACGGATCATTGTAAGGATCAAAGACACGGGCATAGGAATGTCCAGTGAAATCCAGAAAAAGCTGTTTAGCCCGCAGATTAAGTCCCTTTCGGCAGCAAGAAAGGAAAACAAAGGCGCAGGCATCGGATTGTTGTTGGTAAAAGGCTTTCTGGAAAAAAACGGGGGCGAAATCTGGGTGGAAAGCATCGAAGGAGAGGGGTCTTCCTTCTACTTTACGTTACCCATCGACAAGCCGGAGTTTAAAATTGAAAGTGTAGAGGATATTGCATTTGATGAAAACGCTTGA
- a CDS encoding DUF3494 domain-containing protein — protein MAAPFLLMPMLALAQAPTLGSAADFALFSTAGAVTNSGISQVTGNVGSNNGSSTGFGNVNGGMHDMDGVSALCAADVLIAYNQLNGTIPTGNLAPLLGNGVTLTAGVYAVSGAATLGGTLTLDGLNNPNAVFIFQIQGSLSAGAGTRVMLTNGALACNVFWKVEGLVSVASGSVMRGTIIANNAAIELNTGDTLEGRALSTAGAVTIDGALVYTPIGCGSPVLNGPTAPTLGTVECYAIFSGDGSVTNSGITTVLGDVGCNTGPTTGFDSLLVNGTIHPLPDGSTAACAADLLLMYQQMNLMATDIELLYPIQFGRNLVLTPHAYLLDAATTLTDSVYLNALGNPNAVFVMKINGAFTAAANSKVLLINGADAKNVYWLVEGAADINNYSIFNGTILCNNGALGAFNTGVVINGRVLTTAGALTTTAIDANPVITPGNCGPVGIPADAMHADDEVLVYPNPFVVGQSLMVEQLAQRQTSIRMYNAMGAEVLNQTLTQGTQSIATQNLAAGIYFYKVLENDRLLQSGKLIAR, from the coding sequence ATGGCAGCGCCTTTTTTGCTGATGCCAATGCTTGCGCTTGCACAGGCCCCAACCTTGGGTTCGGCGGCTGACTTTGCGCTTTTTTCTACCGCAGGTGCGGTGACCAACTCCGGCATCTCACAGGTGACGGGCAATGTTGGCAGCAACAACGGCTCGAGTACGGGCTTTGGCAATGTCAACGGCGGCATGCATGACATGGATGGGGTTTCGGCGCTGTGTGCTGCGGACGTGCTCATCGCTTACAATCAACTGAACGGAACCATCCCCACAGGCAATCTTGCGCCATTGTTGGGCAACGGTGTCACCTTGACAGCCGGGGTTTATGCCGTCTCAGGTGCAGCGACTTTGGGAGGAACATTAACTTTGGATGGACTGAACAATCCGAATGCGGTTTTCATCTTTCAAATTCAAGGTTCGTTGTCTGCCGGTGCAGGCACACGTGTGATGCTGACCAATGGGGCATTGGCTTGCAATGTTTTCTGGAAAGTCGAAGGTTTGGTCAGTGTCGCCTCCGGATCGGTGATGCGTGGCACGATCATCGCCAACAATGCCGCGATCGAATTGAACACCGGCGACACCTTGGAAGGTCGCGCACTCTCTACTGCAGGGGCGGTGACCATTGACGGCGCCTTGGTTTATACGCCGATTGGTTGCGGTAGCCCCGTGCTGAACGGCCCGACGGCGCCTACCTTGGGTACCGTCGAATGTTATGCCATTTTCTCGGGTGACGGCAGTGTCACGAATTCGGGAATCACGACCGTGTTGGGCGATGTCGGTTGCAATACCGGACCGACGACAGGTTTTGACAGCCTGCTTGTGAATGGCACAATCCATCCGCTACCTGACGGATCCACAGCCGCTTGCGCTGCCGATTTGTTGCTGATGTACCAACAAATGAACCTGATGGCCACCGACATCGAATTGCTCTATCCGATTCAGTTTGGCCGCAATTTGGTCTTGACGCCGCATGCTTACCTGTTGGATGCTGCGACGACCTTGACCGACAGCGTCTATTTGAATGCGCTGGGCAATCCCAATGCAGTGTTTGTGATGAAGATCAACGGTGCGTTTACCGCAGCTGCCAATTCGAAGGTGCTGCTGATCAACGGTGCGGATGCCAAAAATGTCTATTGGTTGGTCGAAGGCGCAGCCGACATCAACAACTATTCCATCTTCAACGGCACGATTCTCTGCAACAATGGCGCTTTGGGTGCCTTTAATACAGGTGTAGTGATCAACGGCCGCGTGCTCACGACAGCCGGCGCCTTGACGACGACTGCAATTGACGCCAATCCGGTGATCACACCTGGAAATTGCGGTCCGGTCGGGATCCCTGCGGATGCGATGCATGCAGATGACGAAGTGTTGGTCTATCCCAATCCATTCGTCGTAGGCCAAAGCCTGATGGTCGAGCAGCTTGCGCAAAGGCAAACCTCCATCAGGATGTACAATGCCATGGGGGCCGAAGTGCTGAATCAGACATTGACACAAGGAACGCAGTCCATTGCCACGCAAAACCTCGCGGCGGGAATCTACTTCTACAAGGTTTTGGAAAATGATCGCCTGCTGCAATCAGGAAAGCTGATCGCGCGATAG
- a CDS encoding PKD domain-containing protein, whose amino-acid sequence MAQIPDAPLLDFAIQRAGNESPAAGINPQMSSPTMRLMENKGQVTDLEGNPRPDVLFLGQNGGMKVAVRPTGISFQFEKQEAAPAMDPGRPAVLKDFEKPEPTLKETYRLDLDLVGSNATPQIMRGTATGYYENYYNTPDAPDGILEVQAYSKITLMDVYPGIDWVIYSHEGGLKYDFIVHPGADPHRIRMQYKGATASTLLEDGKLKLATPMGEITEDAPVSFSADGAPVGTQFKLLDGELTFELGPYDSMQTLVIDPALAWASYYGGAAEENGYRITSFGNSVLYLAGMTSSTNGISMGGHQNTMGGYWDGFVAKFDTNGNRIWATYYGGFDFESGSGVATDLLGNVYLSGISGSSFGIASGGHQNTMAGNHDAYLVKFNAAGIRVWGTYYGGTDLDGGQEVATDALGNVYLSGGGNSTSGIAAGGYQNTLAGGTDAYLVKFNAAGVRIWGTYFGGSQYDGITRLESDAAGNIYAAGFTESASGIATGGHQTVYGGNTDLFVAKFNDLGALLWSTYYGDTSLEDYPDLALDQNANVYLAGQTRSPTNIAFGGHQNQIGGRWDAILVKFNSAGIRLWGTYYGDTMRDYGTAVCTDAASNVYLGGFTQSTRFIASGGYQNVLTNYRDSYIVKFDPAGNRIWGTYLGFPYNTYIYGLHAINNYSIFILGNTTIVGGMTGPHQTVFGGGTYDAFLAKITQGACTPPAPATGAVHASHCAGTPIPPISVAIPAVGDTILWYTAAVGGSIATGTVLGTRGNSFLPSNPATFTYYAETNRTSLPCSTGTRLPVTLTQLTSPTVVASSNSPVCQGGTLTLAATPNIAYSWSGPAGFTSNIQFPSISNFAPTQAGNYAVTVTSVNGCTATSSVTVAFLATPATPSAPVNASYCAGTPIPILAVNAPPVGQMIYWFTAPTGGAVASGTVSGIRGNNFRPTSGATATYYAEAWVTSAGCISTARTPVTLTLMPSPSAAASSNTPVCEGDTLFLMANGGNTYAWTGPNGFSSTLQNPILGNVAAAMAGAYMVTVTSGNGCNGSTTITVATLPTAIANFNFVQNPGNGLDYTFTDVSTGTPTTWAWDFGDGNTSNLQNPTHTYAASGNYVVQLIVANSCGSDTIAQSIVVVGWSAMLDRHIALFPNPNHGDFHLEASGLSGWQASVEITNVHDQILAFWSPTLDVGKLRLDISLDPAATGVYFVKIADAEGVVVKKLVIR is encoded by the coding sequence TTGGCTCAAATCCCTGATGCTCCTTTGCTTGATTTTGCCATTCAGCGCGCTGGCAACGAATCCCCCGCAGCGGGAATCAATCCGCAGATGTCCTCCCCGACGATGCGCCTGATGGAAAACAAGGGGCAAGTGACCGATTTGGAGGGCAACCCGCGGCCGGACGTGCTCTTTTTGGGGCAAAATGGCGGCATGAAAGTCGCGGTGCGTCCTACAGGTATTTCCTTTCAGTTTGAAAAGCAGGAGGCTGCACCCGCGATGGACCCGGGGCGCCCTGCGGTCTTGAAGGATTTTGAGAAGCCCGAGCCGACGCTCAAGGAGACCTACCGCCTGGATCTTGATCTGGTCGGGAGCAATGCAACGCCGCAAATCATGCGAGGGACTGCCACGGGCTATTATGAAAACTACTACAATACCCCCGATGCGCCAGATGGAATTTTGGAGGTGCAGGCCTACAGTAAAATCACGCTGATGGATGTTTATCCCGGCATCGACTGGGTGATTTACAGCCATGAAGGCGGCTTGAAATACGACTTCATCGTACATCCCGGGGCTGATCCCCATCGCATTCGAATGCAATACAAAGGTGCAACAGCCAGCACGCTCCTGGAGGATGGCAAGCTCAAGTTGGCTACGCCGATGGGTGAAATCACGGAGGACGCACCTGTTTCGTTCTCAGCGGATGGCGCACCCGTGGGCACGCAATTCAAGCTCTTGGACGGGGAGCTGACCTTTGAGCTTGGGCCCTACGACAGCATGCAGACGCTGGTGATCGATCCCGCACTGGCTTGGGCGTCGTACTATGGCGGCGCAGCCGAGGAAAATGGTTATCGGATCACTTCATTTGGCAATTCCGTCCTCTACCTTGCTGGTATGACGTCGAGTACCAACGGCATTTCCATGGGAGGACATCAAAACACCATGGGAGGATATTGGGACGGCTTTGTTGCAAAATTTGACACGAATGGAAACCGAATCTGGGCAACCTATTATGGTGGGTTTGATTTCGAAAGCGGCAGTGGCGTGGCCACCGACCTGCTCGGCAATGTATATCTCTCCGGCATCTCAGGCAGCTCATTTGGCATTGCATCGGGGGGGCATCAAAATACGATGGCTGGCAACCATGACGCCTACTTGGTCAAATTCAATGCAGCTGGGATAAGGGTCTGGGGTACTTATTATGGCGGAACGGATCTGGATGGCGGTCAAGAGGTTGCAACGGATGCCCTTGGCAACGTGTATCTTTCCGGCGGCGGCAACAGCACGAGCGGGATCGCCGCTGGGGGCTATCAAAACACATTGGCGGGAGGAACCGATGCCTACCTCGTCAAATTCAATGCTGCAGGTGTACGAATCTGGGGCACTTATTTTGGCGGGTCGCAATATGATGGTATCACAAGGCTAGAATCCGATGCTGCCGGAAATATTTACGCTGCTGGCTTCACCGAAAGTGCGAGTGGTATTGCGACCGGTGGCCACCAAACCGTCTATGGCGGCAATACGGATCTCTTCGTAGCAAAATTCAATGACTTGGGCGCTTTGCTATGGTCCACATATTATGGCGACACCTCCCTTGAAGACTACCCCGATCTCGCCCTGGACCAAAATGCCAATGTCTATCTGGCAGGCCAAACCAGAAGCCCCACGAATATTGCATTCGGAGGCCATCAAAATCAAATCGGCGGACGATGGGATGCCATTTTGGTGAAGTTCAATTCGGCGGGGATCAGATTGTGGGGCACCTATTACGGTGATACGATGCGGGATTATGGTACCGCCGTCTGCACCGATGCCGCTTCCAATGTCTATTTGGGAGGCTTCACCCAATCTACCAGATTCATTGCCTCGGGCGGCTATCAAAATGTCCTCACGAATTATAGGGATTCCTACATCGTCAAATTTGATCCCGCAGGAAACAGGATTTGGGGAACCTATTTGGGGTTTCCCTACAATACCTACATTTACGGGTTGCATGCGATCAACAACTATTCCATCTTCATCCTCGGCAATACAACCATCGTTGGAGGGATGACGGGCCCGCATCAAACGGTCTTCGGGGGAGGCACATACGATGCATTCCTCGCCAAAATCACGCAAGGCGCGTGCACGCCACCGGCCCCGGCTACAGGCGCTGTCCATGCCAGTCATTGCGCTGGCACGCCCATCCCGCCGATATCTGTGGCCATTCCTGCGGTGGGTGACACCATCCTCTGGTACACAGCCGCTGTCGGCGGCAGCATCGCCACCGGCACCGTCCTGGGCACGCGTGGCAATTCCTTCCTGCCCAGCAACCCTGCTACATTTACCTATTATGCAGAAACCAACAGGACAAGCTTACCCTGTTCCACGGGTACGCGCCTTCCCGTCACCCTGACCCAGCTTACGAGCCCCACGGTGGTGGCCTCCTCCAACAGTCCCGTCTGCCAAGGGGGCACGCTCACCTTGGCTGCGACCCCCAACATTGCCTACAGTTGGTCGGGGCCGGCGGGCTTCACTTCCAACATTCAATTTCCATCGATCTCCAACTTTGCACCGACCCAAGCCGGCAATTATGCCGTCACGGTGACCAGTGTCAACGGATGCACCGCGACAAGCTCCGTCACGGTGGCTTTCTTGGCCACGCCCGCCACACCTTCGGCACCGGTCAATGCGAGCTATTGCGCGGGAACACCCATCCCCATCCTTGCCGTAAACGCTCCGCCTGTGGGGCAAATGATCTATTGGTTTACAGCGCCCACCGGCGGCGCGGTTGCGAGTGGCACGGTGTCAGGCATCAGGGGAAACAATTTCCGGCCGACGAGCGGCGCCACCGCCACCTATTATGCCGAAGCCTGGGTCACGAGTGCCGGCTGCATCAGCACCGCACGCACGCCGGTCACGCTCACATTGATGCCATCGCCGAGCGCCGCCGCGAGCAGCAATACGCCCGTATGCGAGGGCGACACCCTTTTTCTCATGGCGAATGGCGGCAATACCTACGCCTGGACCGGGCCGAATGGCTTCAGTTCGACACTGCAAAATCCCATCTTGGGCAACGTCGCTGCGGCGATGGCAGGCGCGTATATGGTCACGGTCACGAGTGGCAACGGTTGCAATGGCAGCACAACGATTACCGTCGCCACCTTGCCAACCGCGATCGCGAACTTCAACTTTGTGCAAAACCCCGGCAACGGCCTGGATTATACCTTTACCGATGTTTCCACGGGTACGCCCACGACTTGGGCATGGGATTTTGGGGATGGGAACACGAGCAACCTGCAAAACCCAACCCATACGTATGCGGCCTCCGGCAACTACGTCGTGCAGTTGATCGTCGCCAATTCTTGTGGCAGCGACACCATCGCACAGAGCATCGTCGTGGTCGGTTGGTCGGCGATGCTTGATCGGCATATTGCGCTCTTCCCGAATCCCAACCATGGCGATTTCCACCTGGAAGCAAGCGGCCTTTCGGGCTGGCAAGCATCCGTGGAAATCACAAATGTGCATGACCAAATCCTCGCGTTTTGGAGCCCCACCCTGGACGTGGGCAAATTGCGGCTCGACATTTCCCTCGATCCTGCCGCCACCGGCGTCTATTTTGTCAAGATCGCAGATGCCGAGGGGGTGGTTGTGAAAAAGCTGGTCATTCGGTGA